A genomic stretch from Kribbella amoyensis includes:
- a CDS encoding ABC transporter permease, which translates to MSEDVARSEPSATPESGTASTQATTRQPGAAPGRASGVAGLLRTGMGRNLGLVVALVLLCLVGVITAGDTFATGANVLTILRLAAVIGVVSIGMTFVITGGGIDLSVGAMVALASVWATTLATQQMAADFHWILMVSTALLVGAACGLVNGLLIAYGKVVPFIATLAMLAAARGLAEIISDRKTQIITVNSFGDFFGGSFLGVPVLVWMFVIVAALGWVLLNRTTFGRRTFAVGGNAEAARLAGIKVQRHTVALYVLAGLCCGIAAVMLMARTTTGSSTHGQLYELDAIAAVVIGGTLLSGGRGTIVGTVFGVLIFTTLNNVFTLNNLSISAQSVAKGLIIVIAVLLQQRLAARATTP; encoded by the coding sequence ATGAGTGAGGATGTCGCACGATCCGAGCCCTCGGCGACGCCGGAGTCGGGCACCGCCTCGACCCAGGCGACCACCCGCCAACCGGGCGCGGCGCCCGGACGCGCGAGCGGCGTGGCCGGGCTGCTCCGCACCGGGATGGGCCGCAACCTCGGCCTGGTGGTCGCGTTGGTGCTGCTCTGCCTGGTCGGCGTGATCACGGCCGGGGACACGTTCGCGACCGGGGCCAACGTGCTGACGATCCTGCGGCTGGCCGCCGTCATCGGGGTGGTCAGCATCGGGATGACGTTCGTCATCACCGGCGGCGGGATCGACCTGTCGGTCGGCGCGATGGTCGCGCTGGCGAGCGTCTGGGCGACCACGCTGGCGACCCAGCAGATGGCGGCCGACTTCCACTGGATCCTGATGGTCAGTACGGCGCTGCTGGTGGGTGCCGCGTGTGGGCTGGTGAACGGCCTGCTGATTGCCTACGGCAAGGTCGTGCCGTTCATCGCCACCCTCGCGATGCTGGCCGCGGCCCGCGGTCTGGCCGAGATCATCTCCGACCGGAAGACCCAGATCATCACGGTCAACTCCTTCGGCGACTTCTTCGGCGGCTCGTTTCTAGGGGTCCCGGTGCTGGTGTGGATGTTCGTGATCGTGGCGGCGCTCGGCTGGGTGCTGCTCAACCGGACCACGTTCGGCCGCCGGACGTTCGCGGTCGGCGGCAACGCCGAGGCGGCGCGGCTGGCCGGGATCAAGGTCCAGCGGCACACCGTCGCGCTGTACGTCCTCGCCGGGCTGTGCTGCGGGATCGCGGCCGTCATGCTGATGGCCCGCACCACCACCGGTAGCTCGACCCACGGCCAGCTGTACGAGCTGGACGCGATCGCGGCCGTCGTGATCGGCGGCACGCTGCTGTCCGGCGGCCGCGGAACGATCGTCGGCACCGTCTTCGGCGTGCTGATCTTCACCACGCTGAACAACGTCTTCACCCTCAACAACCTGTCCATCTCCGCCCAGTCGGTGGCGAAGGGCCTGATCATCGTGATCGCGGTCCTCCTCCAGCAACGCCTGGCCGCCCGCGCCACCACTCCGTAG
- a CDS encoding sugar ABC transporter ATP-binding protein produces MTNDELLRMSGIVKEFPGVRALDGVDLDVRRGEVHCLLGQNGAGKSTLIRVLTGAHQPDSGTIVVNGHEVRLASPTAAINLGIAAIYQELDLVPDLTVAENVFLGHEPARFGFSRRHETTAKARALLTGLGHGEIPAGRAVGLLPAAGQQVVSMARALSRDAQLIVMDEPSAVLDPEEVANLFRVIRDLTSRGVAVVYISHRLEEIREIGDRVTVLKDGATVATGLDARETPTAELIRLMTGRSIEYVFPRRAEIPTTAPTVLDVQDLTRPGEFADISFAVRAGEIVGLAGLVGSGRSEILETVYGARKAATGSVTVDGVPLKPGRVQAAVRAGVGLAPEERKSQALLLDEAVYKNITVSTMQRFASGGFLRGRAEKDAAEELTKALDVRPAGVEHPVRNLSGGNQQKVVLARWLLRDCRVLLLDEPTRGVDVGARSEIYALVRKLAANGVAIVLVSSEVEEVLGLADRVVVMREGRAVHTGPAQEIDEHRVLDLVMEGSAV; encoded by the coding sequence GTGACGAACGACGAACTGCTGCGGATGAGCGGCATCGTCAAGGAGTTCCCGGGGGTCCGGGCGCTCGACGGGGTGGACCTGGACGTCCGCCGGGGCGAGGTGCACTGCCTGCTCGGCCAGAACGGGGCCGGCAAGTCCACGCTGATCCGGGTGCTCACCGGCGCCCATCAGCCGGACAGCGGCACGATCGTTGTGAATGGCCACGAGGTGCGCCTGGCCAGCCCGACCGCCGCGATCAATCTCGGCATCGCGGCGATCTACCAGGAACTCGACCTGGTCCCGGATCTCACCGTCGCCGAGAACGTGTTCCTCGGCCACGAGCCGGCCCGGTTCGGTTTCAGCCGGCGGCACGAGACGACCGCGAAGGCGCGGGCCCTGCTCACCGGTCTCGGGCACGGCGAGATCCCGGCCGGTCGTGCGGTCGGGCTGTTGCCGGCCGCGGGTCAGCAGGTCGTCAGCATGGCGCGGGCGTTGTCCCGCGACGCCCAGCTGATCGTGATGGACGAACCGTCGGCCGTGCTCGATCCCGAGGAGGTGGCGAACCTGTTCCGGGTGATCCGGGACCTCACCTCCCGTGGTGTCGCCGTCGTCTACATCTCGCACCGGCTGGAGGAGATCCGCGAGATCGGCGACCGGGTCACCGTGCTCAAGGACGGCGCCACCGTCGCGACCGGCCTGGACGCGCGGGAGACACCGACGGCCGAGCTGATCCGGTTGATGACCGGGCGCTCGATCGAGTACGTGTTCCCGCGCCGGGCCGAGATCCCGACCACGGCGCCGACCGTGCTCGACGTCCAGGACCTGACCCGGCCGGGCGAGTTCGCGGACATCTCGTTCGCGGTCCGCGCGGGCGAGATCGTCGGGCTCGCCGGGCTGGTCGGATCCGGCCGGTCGGAGATCCTCGAGACCGTGTACGGCGCACGCAAGGCGGCCACCGGATCGGTCACGGTCGACGGCGTACCGCTGAAGCCCGGTCGGGTCCAGGCGGCCGTTCGGGCCGGGGTCGGACTCGCGCCGGAGGAACGCAAGAGCCAGGCGTTGTTGCTCGACGAGGCCGTCTACAAGAACATCACCGTGTCCACGATGCAGCGGTTCGCGAGTGGTGGATTCCTTCGCGGCCGGGCCGAGAAGGACGCCGCCGAGGAACTCACCAAGGCCCTCGACGTCCGGCCGGCCGGTGTCGAGCACCCGGTCCGGAACCTGTCCGGCGGCAACCAGCAGAAGGTAGTCCTGGCGCGGTGGTTGTTGCGTGACTGCCGGGTCCTGCTGCTGGACGAGCCGACCCGTGGCGTCGATGTGGGCGCGCGGTCCGAGATCTACGCGCTGGTGCGCAAGCTGGCCGCGAACGGGGTCGCGATCGTCCTGGTGTCCAGCGAGGTCGAGGAGGTGCTCGGTCTGGCCGACCGGGTCGTGGTGATGCGGGAGGGGCGGGCCGTGCACACCGGTCCCGCGCAGGAGATCGACGAACACCGGGTCCTGGACCTGGTGATGGAAGGAAGTGCCGTGTGA